In Dolichospermum flos-aquae CCAP 1403/13F, the following proteins share a genomic window:
- a CDS encoding HAD family hydrolase: MSTVLNSWNDNSKNKEQIIKFVEKITTQGPDFVPVEDRIAVFDNDGTLWAERPNYFQADFIKSQTEGEEAVRNVIKPDLSQFPENIRKAIKDSEGNKDWEGIKFLVDAFQQISTDEYITKAREFVEQNHSSISFEDDGQDFVRFDAPYIDLTFKPVIELVQYLQSKEFQVYICSGGEVHFVRSFAEEAYGIPPQNIIGSAFFRLFDQQDGGVLVRKPILCQYNDAMGKPSGIELHVGKRPIIAVGNSSGDYQMFQYTSADKDKSLIVLINHDDEEREYCYNNVPYAIDNDHEPLNQSLDHAQDHENWLVVSMKDDFKTIFENNPPRLSASKSKVAKTSIPSELSAMIQQLDKIVDKLKDLCN, translated from the coding sequence ATGTCTACTGTTTTAAATTCTTGGAACGATAATTCTAAGAATAAGGAACAAATCATAAAATTTGTGGAAAAAATCACTACACAAGGACCTGATTTTGTGCCAGTGGAAGATCGTATTGCTGTTTTTGATAATGATGGAACTTTATGGGCTGAACGACCTAATTATTTCCAAGCAGACTTTATAAAGTCACAGACTGAAGGAGAAGAAGCAGTAAGAAATGTAATCAAACCAGATTTAAGTCAATTTCCTGAAAATATCCGCAAGGCAATAAAAGATTCTGAGGGAAATAAAGATTGGGAAGGGATTAAGTTTCTTGTTGATGCTTTCCAACAAATCTCAACAGATGAATACATCACAAAAGCTAGAGAATTTGTTGAACAGAATCACAGTTCTATTTCTTTCGAGGATGACGGTCAGGACTTTGTTAGGTTTGATGCTCCATATATAGACCTAACTTTTAAACCTGTAATTGAGTTAGTCCAGTATCTCCAGTCAAAGGAATTTCAAGTCTATATTTGTTCTGGTGGTGAGGTTCATTTTGTTCGCTCTTTTGCCGAAGAAGCCTACGGTATTCCCCCTCAAAATATCATTGGTTCAGCCTTCTTCAGATTGTTTGATCAGCAAGATGGTGGAGTGTTGGTGCGTAAACCGATTCTATGTCAGTATAATGATGCAATGGGTAAACCATCAGGAATTGAACTTCATGTTGGCAAAAGACCAATTATTGCAGTGGGTAATTCTAGTGGTGATTACCAAATGTTTCAATATACTAGTGCTGACAAAGATAAATCTTTGATAGTATTGATCAATCACGATGATGAAGAACGTGAATATTGCTACAATAATGTTCCCTACGCAATAGATAATGATCATGAACCTCTGAATCAATCTCTAGACCATGCTCAGGATCATGAGAATTGGCTTGTTGTCAGCATGAAAGATGACTTTAAGACGATTTTTGAAAACAATCCACCGCGATTATCAGCTTCAAAAAGTAAAGTTGCAAAAACTTCAATACCATCGGAGCTTAGTGCAATGATTCAGCAACTAGACAAGATTGTAGACAAATTAAAAGACCTTTGTAACTGA